The Thermoleophilaceae bacterium genome has a window encoding:
- a CDS encoding carbohydrate ABC transporter permease, with translation MARGTREYTLWTLGLAVVLVFAMVPVLWLVSLSLKSPATVGDGRVIPDEFTFDNYSALFEGGLDSPFLRPLINSILIALIATVIAVTLASFTAYAIARLDFPGKFAILAGALAIAMFPPISVVGPLFDMWRALGLYDTYPGLIIPYLTFALPLAIYVLVAFFREIPWELEQAAQVDGATPYQAFSKVILPLAAPGVFTAAILVFIFAWNDFVFAISLTSSDASRTVPAALAFFTGESQFTAPTGSIAAAAVLVTIPIILFVLIFQRRIVAGLTSGAVKG, from the coding sequence ATGGCGCGCGGCACCAGGGAGTACACGCTGTGGACGCTGGGCCTGGCCGTGGTCCTCGTGTTCGCGATGGTGCCGGTGCTGTGGCTCGTGTCGCTGTCGCTCAAGTCGCCCGCGACGGTGGGCGACGGGCGGGTGATCCCGGACGAGTTCACCTTCGACAACTACAGCGCGCTGTTCGAGGGCGGCTTGGACAGCCCGTTCCTGCGGCCGCTGATCAACTCGATCCTGATCGCGCTGATCGCCACCGTCATCGCGGTCACGCTGGCGTCGTTCACGGCGTACGCGATCGCCCGGCTCGACTTCCCGGGCAAGTTCGCGATCCTGGCGGGCGCGCTCGCCATCGCCATGTTCCCGCCGATCTCGGTGGTCGGGCCGCTGTTCGACATGTGGCGGGCGCTCGGCCTCTACGACACCTATCCGGGCCTGATCATCCCCTACCTCACCTTTGCGCTGCCACTGGCCATCTACGTGCTGGTGGCGTTCTTCCGCGAGATCCCCTGGGAGCTCGAGCAGGCGGCGCAGGTGGACGGGGCCACGCCCTACCAGGCGTTCTCCAAGGTGATCCTGCCGCTGGCGGCGCCCGGGGTGTTCACCGCCGCGATCCTCGTCTTCATCTTCGCCTGGAACGACTTCGTCTTCGCGATCTCGCTCACCTCGTCGGACGCGTCGCGCACGGTGCCCGCGGCGCTTGCGTTCTTCACCGGGGAGTCCCAGTTCACCGCGCCCACGGGCAGCATCGCCGCGGCCGCAGTGCTGGTGACCATCCCGATCATCCTTTTCGTGCTGATCTTCCAGCGCCGGATCGTCGCGGGCCTGACGTCCGGCGCCGTCAAGGGATAA
- a CDS encoding ATP-binding protein, with protein sequence MADLVFGLNPHLRAPASGGCPHGECDGSGFVLDEDADEARPCRCRPARVAAARSASLARTIPERYQHVGFERSPVTEMDRMIVREVRRYCDAVDRRLDEGRGLLFYGSTGTGKTTLAMLVAQEAMRRHRTVAIYDAPRLLRRIGATFRPDSRETWTELIDQIEAVDLLVLDDVAVTSQAEWVLEQFYSVINRRYEARRAMVVTADVEAPEELDKNIGQRAVSRLIETCLPVPMFGPDNRRVHDAREEERHAG encoded by the coding sequence ATGGCCGACCTCGTCTTCGGGCTCAACCCTCACCTCCGCGCGCCGGCCTCCGGCGGCTGCCCCCACGGCGAGTGCGACGGCTCCGGGTTCGTGCTGGACGAGGACGCCGACGAGGCGCGTCCCTGCCGCTGCCGGCCCGCCCGCGTGGCCGCCGCGCGCAGCGCCAGCCTGGCCCGCACGATTCCCGAGAGATACCAGCACGTCGGCTTCGAGCGCTCCCCGGTCACCGAGATGGACCGGATGATCGTGCGCGAGGTCCGCCGCTACTGCGACGCCGTGGACCGCCGCCTCGACGAGGGCCGCGGGCTGCTCTTCTACGGGAGCACCGGCACGGGCAAGACCACGCTGGCCATGCTCGTGGCACAGGAGGCCATGCGCCGCCACCGCACCGTGGCGATCTACGACGCCCCGCGGCTGCTGCGCCGCATCGGCGCCACCTTCCGTCCGGACTCGCGCGAGACCTGGACCGAGCTCATCGACCAGATCGAGGCCGTGGACCTGCTCGTGCTCGACGACGTGGCGGTCACCTCCCAGGCGGAATGGGTGCTCGAGCAGTTCTACAGCGTCATCAACCGGCGCTACGAGGCTCGCCGCGCGATGGTCGTCACGGCCGACGTGGAGGCCCCCGAGGAGCTCGACAAGAACATCGGGCAGCGGGCGGTGTCGCGCCTGATCGAGACCTGCCTCCCGGTCCCGATGTTCGGCCCGGACAACCGGCGTGTGCACGATGCACGTGAGGAAGAGCGGCACGCCGGCTGA
- the ugpC gene encoding sn-glycerol-3-phosphate ABC transporter ATP-binding protein UgpC, translated as MAGIKLHEVTKRYPDGTEAVKKMNLEIEDGEFIILVGPSGCGKSTALRMIAGLEDISDGELTIGGDVVNERAPKDRDIAMVFQNYALYPHMSVRDNMGFALKLRGVDRAELDKKVEDAARILDLTEHLDRKPANLSGGQRQRVAMGRAIVRDPAAFLMDEPLSNLDAKLRVQMRTEVSRIQQRLGTTTVYVTHDQTEAMTLGDRVAVMRSGLLQQVGSPRELYNDPVNLFVAGFIGSPAMNFMPAQVEGGRAKLPMADVPAPEGLGDSGAVIAGIRPEDFEDAALVGEAKEHGATFTAHVELLESVGSELYAYFTVESEGLESDELRELAEDAGTAEVPGGGGEGQVVARLDAASSAAEGQDAELWVDARKLHLFDPETGRNLRREERQDAAGSVS; from the coding sequence ATGGCCGGAATCAAGCTCCACGAAGTCACCAAGCGCTACCCGGACGGCACCGAGGCCGTGAAGAAGATGAACCTCGAGATCGAGGATGGCGAGTTCATCATCCTCGTGGGCCCCTCGGGCTGTGGGAAGTCCACCGCCCTGCGCATGATCGCCGGCCTGGAGGACATCTCGGACGGTGAGCTGACCATCGGCGGCGACGTGGTGAACGAGCGTGCGCCGAAGGACCGCGACATCGCGATGGTCTTCCAGAACTACGCGCTCTACCCGCACATGTCCGTGCGCGACAACATGGGCTTCGCGCTCAAGCTGCGCGGTGTGGACAGGGCGGAGCTGGACAAGAAGGTGGAGGACGCAGCCCGCATCCTCGACCTCACCGAGCACCTGGACCGCAAGCCGGCCAACCTCTCCGGCGGCCAGCGCCAGCGCGTGGCCATGGGGCGCGCCATCGTGCGCGACCCGGCGGCCTTCCTGATGGACGAGCCGCTCTCCAACCTCGACGCCAAGCTGCGTGTGCAGATGCGCACGGAGGTCTCGCGGATCCAGCAGCGGCTGGGCACCACCACCGTCTACGTGACCCACGACCAGACCGAGGCCATGACCCTGGGCGACCGCGTGGCGGTCATGCGCAGCGGCCTGCTCCAGCAGGTGGGCTCCCCGCGCGAGCTCTACAACGATCCGGTGAACCTGTTCGTGGCGGGCTTCATCGGCTCACCCGCGATGAACTTCATGCCTGCCCAGGTGGAGGGAGGGCGGGCGAAGCTGCCGATGGCGGACGTGCCCGCGCCGGAGGGCCTCGGCGACTCCGGGGCGGTGATCGCGGGCATCCGGCCGGAGGACTTCGAGGACGCCGCGCTCGTGGGCGAGGCCAAGGAGCACGGCGCCACCTTCACCGCGCACGTGGAGCTGCTCGAGTCGGTGGGCTCGGAGCTGTACGCCTACTTCACCGTCGAGAGCGAGGGGCTCGAGTCGGACGAGCTGCGCGAGCTGGCCGAGGACGCGGGCACGGCCGAGGTGCCGGGCGGGGGCGGCGAGGGCCAGGTGGTCGCGCGCCTGGACGCCGCCAGCAGCGCCGCCGAGGGCCAGGACGCCGAGCTGTGGGTGGACGCCCGCAAGCTCCACCTGTTCGACCCCGAGACCGGCCGCAACCTCCGGCGCGAGGAGCGTCAGGACGCGGCCGGCTCCGTCTCGTAG
- a CDS encoding sugar ABC transporter permease, with translation MTDRTRAERRLGLLLCAPAVLAMLLVTAYPIVYAVVLSLQDLDLRFPDEGGFVGLDNYVTVLTSGLWWQSVFNTAFIAIVSVSIELVLGMAIALVMHRAIFGRGLVRTSVLIPYGIVTVVAAFAWFYAFDPNTGFVNSLPLIADDKAWFGERFSSFAVIIMAEVWKTTPFMALLLLAGLATIDEGLYEAAKVDGASAVQRFFRITLPLLKPALLVALLFRTLDAFRVFDSIFVMTRGALDTESISILGYNQLISRLNLGLGSAVSVLIFLLVLAIASVFVKGFGTTVPQGPGGSGKK, from the coding sequence GCTGGTCACCGCCTATCCGATCGTCTACGCGGTCGTGCTCTCGCTGCAGGACCTCGACCTGCGCTTCCCCGACGAGGGCGGCTTCGTCGGGCTCGACAACTACGTGACCGTGCTCACGTCGGGGCTGTGGTGGCAGAGCGTGTTCAACACGGCGTTCATCGCCATCGTCTCGGTGTCCATCGAGCTGGTGCTGGGGATGGCCATCGCGCTGGTCATGCACCGGGCCATCTTCGGCCGCGGGCTGGTGCGCACGTCCGTGCTGATCCCGTACGGGATCGTGACCGTGGTGGCCGCGTTCGCCTGGTTCTACGCGTTCGATCCCAACACCGGCTTCGTGAACAGCCTGCCGCTGATAGCCGACGACAAGGCCTGGTTCGGCGAGCGCTTCAGCTCCTTCGCGGTGATCATCATGGCCGAGGTCTGGAAGACCACGCCGTTCATGGCGCTGCTGCTGCTCGCGGGCCTGGCCACGATCGACGAGGGGCTGTACGAGGCGGCCAAGGTCGACGGCGCCAGCGCGGTTCAGCGCTTCTTCCGCATCACGCTGCCGCTGCTCAAGCCGGCTCTGCTGGTGGCGCTGCTGTTCCGCACGCTGGACGCCTTCCGGGTGTTCGACTCGATCTTCGTCATGACCCGCGGAGCGCTGGACACCGAGTCGATCTCGATCCTCGGCTACAACCAGCTCATCTCGCGGCTCAACCTCGGGCTGGGCTCGGCGGTGTCGGTGCTCATCTTCCTGCTGGTGCTGGCGATCGCATCCGTGTTCGTGAAGGGCTTTGGCACCACGGTGCCCCAGGGGCCCGGCGGAAGCGGGAAGAAGTAG